The region GTGGGACAGAGAACAGACGCACAAGTCTATCCGTACAAATTTAATAGAAGAAGCATATGAGGCGGCCGAAGCAATCGATATCAACGATGATAAGCTGCTGTGCGAGGAGCTTGGCGACTTGATGCTTCAGACAGTTTTTCACGCTCAGATGGCGGATGAAGCAGGCGAATTCAATATATCGGATGTAATTAACGGTATTTGTAAAAAGCTTATAATAAGGCATCCGCATATTTTTTCAGACATTTGTGTAAACGGTTCAGCCGATGTCCTGAGAAACTGGGATAAAATAAAGTACGAATCTAAAAAACTCAATCCTGCCGAAACGCTTGACGCGGTATGCACGGCGCTCCCGGCGCTGATGCGTGCCCAGAAACTCGCAAAGAGAGCGGAAGCTGCCGGAGGATATATAAGCCCGTATGAAAAGCGTAAACTTTCGCCGGACGACACGGCAACAAAAGCTTGTGAGCTCGGAGAGAGGCTGTTTGAGCTTGCTCAAGAAGCGCGCGCATACGGAGTAGATGCAGAGGAAGCTCTTGAGGTTTACAATAAAACTTTTGTGCATAAAATTAAAAATACTTTATAAGTTATAAAACAGCATTATTAAAAAGGCAATTTAAACACTTTTATATGAGATAAAAGTCGACAATTACCGCTTTTAATAATGGTTTTATATTACTCGCAATTCAAGAAAAAGACTTATTTAACAGCATTTTTCTCTTACATTCTGTATTTATTCAGATGCCACATCGTAAAAATAAAAAAAATCAATAAAAGCTATTGACTTTTTTAAAAAAAGTGGTACATTATAGTATGCATATTATGTTAACAAACAGAAAGTGAATAAGAAATGAACAAGAAAGAATTAGTTACCGCTGTTGCGGAAAAATGCTCAGTTACAACGGAGATCGCATCCTCATGTGTGAATTCCGTATTTGCTACGATTGAAGACTCACTTAATTCCAGCGAAAAAGTTACCATATTCGGCTTCGGTACGTTTGAAACAAAACACCGCGCAGCCAGACGCGCAAGAAACATTAAAACAGGAGAGGTCATTGACGTACCCGAAAAGGATATTGTTTCATTCAAACCCTCCAAATCGATCAAAACCGTAAAATAATGCGCCTTGATAAGTTCTTAAAGGTATCGCGTCTGATTAAGCGCCGCACCGTTGCAAACGACGCCTGCGATAAGGATCACGTTAGCGTAAACGGGAAGCAGGCAAAACCCTCCTGTGATGTTAAGGTCGGAGATATAGTCGAAATCACATTCGGAGAAAAGGCTGTCCGCGTGAGAGTGCGTGATATATCTGAGCATGTGCTCAAAGCGGATGCGGCCGGACTTTATGAAATAATTCAGTAATCATTCATTTCAATAAACTCACGGCGGTTTGAACAAAAGGAATACAGAGAAGCGTTGCGTCATAGAATTATAAAAATATTATAATTCGGAGACGCATTATGAGTATAAATTCGATAAACTCCAATTCATCTTCTTCGCATATGACCGTTA is a window of Oscillospiraceae bacterium DNA encoding:
- a CDS encoding HU family DNA-binding protein, producing the protein MNKKELVTAVAEKCSVTTEIASSCVNSVFATIEDSLNSSEKVTIFGFGTFETKHRAARRARNIKTGEVIDVPEKDIVSFKPSKSIKTVK
- a CDS encoding MazG family protein; protein product: MNNKSKELTAKNTYEFGDLCEIMKLLRAPGGCPWDREQTHKSIRTNLIEEAYEAAEAIDINDDKLLCEELGDLMLQTVFHAQMADEAGEFNISDVINGICKKLIIRHPHIFSDICVNGSADVLRNWDKIKYESKKLNPAETLDAVCTALPALMRAQKLAKRAEAAGGYISPYEKRKLSPDDTATKACELGERLFELAQEARAYGVDAEEALEVYNKTFVHKIKNTL
- a CDS encoding RNA-binding S4 domain-containing protein, which codes for MRLDKFLKVSRLIKRRTVANDACDKDHVSVNGKQAKPSCDVKVGDIVEITFGEKAVRVRVRDISEHVLKADAAGLYEIIQ